One window from the genome of Candidatus Sericytochromatia bacterium encodes:
- the sucC gene encoding ADP-forming succinate--CoA ligase subunit beta gives MKIHEYQGKLLMERFGIPTTKGRVADTPDDAKRIAQEIGKKVAIKAQVHVGGRGKAGGIKIASTPEEAYEAAKAILGMDIKGLKVKKVLVEEAVEIATEYYCGMLFDRDAKRVIIMSSAEGGMEIEEVAERTPEKIRKVWVDPTVGLTDYQVRQLIFEGGFDKKYLKEATAFFKNLYKLMVESDADLAEINPLAITTDGRMIAADAKITIDENALFRHSELAGWKESEEGHEIEEEAARRGLTFVHLGGNIGIMGNGAGLVMTSLDVVSREGGKPANFLDIGGGAKADVVKNAIEVVLMEEGIKGIMINIFGGITRCDEVAKGILNATADLNLTVPVVVRLSGTAEEEGRQILATSDKFHPAASMQEAAQKVVALAGLK, from the coding sequence TGATGCCAAGCGCATCGCCCAGGAGATCGGCAAGAAGGTCGCCATCAAGGCCCAGGTGCATGTGGGTGGGCGCGGCAAGGCAGGCGGCATCAAGATCGCCAGCACCCCGGAGGAAGCCTACGAGGCCGCCAAGGCGATCCTCGGGATGGACATCAAGGGCCTCAAGGTCAAGAAGGTCCTGGTCGAGGAAGCCGTCGAGATCGCCACCGAGTACTACTGCGGCATGCTGTTCGACCGCGACGCCAAGCGCGTCATCATCATGTCTTCGGCCGAGGGCGGCATGGAGATCGAGGAAGTCGCCGAGCGGACACCCGAGAAGATCCGCAAGGTCTGGGTCGACCCGACCGTGGGCCTGACCGACTACCAGGTCCGCCAGCTCATCTTCGAAGGCGGCTTCGACAAGAAATACCTCAAGGAGGCCACCGCCTTCTTCAAGAACCTCTACAAGCTGATGGTCGAATCGGATGCCGACCTGGCCGAGATCAACCCGCTCGCGATCACCACCGACGGCCGCATGATCGCCGCCGACGCCAAGATCACGATCGACGAGAACGCGCTCTTCCGCCACAGTGAGCTGGCCGGCTGGAAGGAATCCGAGGAAGGTCACGAAATCGAGGAAGAAGCCGCTCGTCGGGGCCTGACCTTCGTCCACCTGGGTGGCAACATCGGCATCATGGGCAACGGCGCGGGTCTGGTCATGACCAGCCTCGACGTCGTCAGCCGGGAGGGCGGCAAGCCCGCCAACTTCCTGGACATCGGCGGCGGTGCCAAGGCTGACGTGGTGAAAAATGCCATCGAGGTCGTGCTGATGGAAGAAGGCATCAAGGGCATCATGATCAACATCTTCGGCGGCATCACGCGCTGCGACGAGGTGGCCAAGGGCATCCTGAATGCGACGGCCGACCTCAACCTGACGGTGCCCGTGGTCGTCCGCCTGTCCGGCACGGCCGAAGAGGAAGGGCGCCAGATCCTGGCGACGTCCGACAAGTTCCACCCCGCAGCCAGCATGCAGGAAGCGGCCCAGAAGGTCGTCGCCCTGGCCGGCCTGAAGTAA